The Nomia melanderi isolate GNS246 chromosome 7, iyNomMela1, whole genome shotgun sequence genome includes a window with the following:
- the RhoGAP15B gene encoding rhoGAP_ARAP and RA_ARAPs domain-containing protein RhoGAP15B isoform X3, giving the protein MEVKPIPKPRSVVPLRPVPAPRHLPPTRSPTHPPTLPPTLPPTLPPTLPPSRHSDHSSRSSHSSDSSQSEKSEDTKSTPETRTTNNEFFRNLSTSSRQLKDEISEKVTTKGRAVISSTRNASMRLEKSVKNLLTRRLTSLNQDELFRDNTDGLKKFGDTEVDERCVSLPANDIFSSITFYSPLNTNLRSMKNEEDLSGTRSSPPPPVYPPPPLPDESIYDELQSVASGSSRYDTISSTVSDRIDRDFPESFSLLGFALNQASDSDQSLNLSDVNVSLPYDKTDTRRLSRSDSWTFYDTATSGRIEGIEELDKISSAEEDALEREVPVMDRTSSGSNESQASVQNSLYENLSSGKPPLEENHQTPSIADSRQHNSLSLIFEFDPFAKGPDSENVYSNFENNDMMLLETLLATSDSPSSSGSILDFQEAVDNEENQSELDNEDILHPQISAAPPVPPKRFDSLPKNEHEEAIESISVPDKGTVCKNPALLPKLAHLITKKQPAVPPRKPARDHSADSLGTTGNPVSANDETSTATTVVTTCKSSEERSTSPASEKIPEENRRVGMIQKLKKLRHESSSHGIGPNMISFVKSGSKLLSRNRDQAGGSNLKSTKLERPKMNAPQNPAMLGGIVYRTGVGIERAKYLVQRAVVLADHKLSFYTDKGMSTVKEVIQLDTVYSIHLLQDVKLVDGETVHCIAISVEGRPSVHVFYAKGIVERRIWAQRILEAITLVFPTRYTADLTRTGWVYLKEGVTGTWFPAWVLLHQRTLIYTKSLDPSMAIPFGELDLRKARCIVLREQEGPNPNAGFIPVVVVDTGGSGALHIAAPGTHEGSAWRHALYQAATTCGPDLEQQQLTQDDVPVILDKCINFIYVHGIMTEGIYRRSGSNSAVVRLLEAFRRDAWATQITKDSYTEHDVATVLRRFLRDLPNPLFPAKIHDRLCLNTENVNENERVTAYRTLLSSLNPVPTATLRRILAHLHCLSQQSSRNLMTVENLSAIWGPTLMHAGENSAEEWNRAETRVIGDLIKLYPKLYQLTAADLAKEAKILEVLEKHHVSNNGPRGAPSGDLKMWIYIFSKDGECVNVTIRPQKTAFDICVELAEKTNIPAHELCLEECTLSGSLERPLHHTERVLETVSRWGYWDTEDRKDNILILKKDHLYRDILPLIKPPLTPSGELKFANNKMKHFKTYLFEFTQAKLCCYKDKVCSTKLYEWKIEDIIWYLGHEPKRNPQTGWAITFITKNTKPTRCKETPYFGCTIAGTLKDEQYKWLAAMIFGEYQLNLRPSAVNLMDP; this is encoded by the exons GGAAACACGCACCACGAACAATGAATTTTTCCGCAATCTGAGCACTAGCTCCCGCCAGTTGAAGGACGAAATCTCGGAGAAGGTGACGACCAAGGGTCGCGCGGTGATCTCGAGCACTAGAAACGCCAGCATGCGGCTAGAGAAATCGGTGAAGAACCTTCTAACTAGACGACTAACCTCGTTGAACCAGGACGAGCTGTTTCGCGATAACACCGACGGATTGAAGAAGTTTGGGGACACGGAGGTGGACGAAAGATGCGTGTCCTTGCCAGCCAACGATATCTTCAGCAGCATCACGTTTTACAGTCCATTGAACACTAATCTGAGGAGCATGAAGAACGAGGAGGATCTTTCCGGGACGCGGAGCAGCCCGCCGCCTCCGGTCTATCCTCCACCCCCGCTTCCTGATGAGTCTATCTATGATGAGTTGCAGTCTGTCGCGTCCGGTAGCAGCCGATACGATACAATCAGCTCGACCGTTTCCGACAGGATCGATAGGGACTTCCCGGAATCGTTCAGTCTCCTTGGTTTCGCGCTGAATCAG GCTAGCGACTCCGACCAGAGCTTAAACCTCTCAGACGTTAACGTGTCTCTACCTTACGACAAGACTGACACAAGAAGGCTGTCCAGGTCCGATTCCTGGACGTTTTACGATACCGCAACCTCGGGCAGGATCGAAGGTATCGAAGAGTTGGACAAAATATCCAGCGCGGAGGAGGACGCATTGGAACGGGAGGTGCCTGTAATGGACAGAACGTCTTCCGGGTCTAACGAGAGCCAAGCGTCCGTGCAGAATTCTTTGTACGAAAACTTGTCTTCCGGGAAGCCACCGCTAGAGGAAAATCACCAAACTCCTAGCATCGCCGATAGCAGACAGCACAACAGTCTATCGCTGATCTTCGAGTTCGATCCATTCGCGAAGGGCCCCGACTCCGAAAACGTTTACAGCAACTTCGAAAATAACGATATGATGCTACTAGAGACGTTGCTGGCCACCAGTGATTCACCCAGCAGTTCCGGAAGCATTCTTGATTTCCAAGAAGCCGTTGATAACGAGGAGAACCAGAGCGAGCTAGACAACGAAGATATTTTGCATCCACAAATTTCAGCAGCGCCGCCAGTACCACCGAAGAGGTTCGACTCTTTGCCGAAGAACGAGCACGAAGAAGCTATCGAGAGCATTTCGGTGCCTGATAAGGGCACAGTTTGCAAAAATCCGGCATTGCTACCCAAGTTGGCTCATTTAATCACGAAAAAGCAGCCTGCCGTTCCACCGAGGAAACCCGCGAGGGATCATTCCGCTGATTCACTGGGGACTACTGGCAACCCCGTGTCAGCCAACGATGAAACTTCGACAG CTACAACAGTGGTAACCACCTGCAAAAGTTCCGAGGAAAGATCAACGAGTCCTGCCAGCGAGAAAATCCCGGAAGAGAATCGACGCGTCGGCATGATACAAAAGCTGAAAAAGTTAAGACACGAGTCGTCGAGTCACGGCATAGGTCCAAATATGATAAGCTTCGTGAAGAGTGGCAGCAAATTGTTGTCGAGGAACCGTGACCAGGCCGGAGGGTCAAACTTGAAATCGACGAAACTGGAGAGACCGAAGATGAACGCTCCGCAGAATCCTGCGATGCTCGGAGGAATTGTTTACAGGACTGGTGTTGGTATCGAAAGAGCGAAGTACCTTGTGCAGAGGGCAGTGGTGTTGGCTGACCACAAGCTCTCGTTTTATACCGACAAGGGCATGTCTACGGTGAAGGAGGTCATTCAACTCGATACAGTATACAGCATTCATCTCCTACAGGATGTAAA ATTAGTGGATGGCGAAACCGTACACTGCATAGCAATTAGCGTGGAAGGAAGACCGAGCGTCCACGTGTTCTACGCGAAGGGTATCGTCGAACGAAGAATCTGGGCCCAACGAATATTGGAGGCAATTACTCTAGTCTTTCCCACAAGATATACCGCTGATTTGACGAGGACAGGATGGGTTTACTTAAAG GAAGGCGTAACGGGCACGTGGTTTCCTGCTTGGGTTCTTCTGCACCAAAGAACTCTAATTTACACGAAGTCTCTCGATCCATCTATGGCCATCCCCTTTGGAGAGCTTGATCTTCGAAAAGCGCGGTGTATCG TTCTACGAGAACAAGAGGGTCCAAATCCCAATGCGGGATTCATTCCGGTGGTAGTCGTGGATACAGGTGGCAGTGGTGCACTACACATTGCTGCACCGGGTACCCACGAGGGATCTGCATGGAGGCATGCTCTTTATCAAGCAGCTACCACGTGTGGCCCTGATCTAGAACAGCAGCAGCTAACCCAGGACGATGTCCCCGTGATACTCGACAAATGcatcaattttatatatgttcatG GTATCATGACCGAAGGAATTTATCGTCGCAGCGGATCCAATAGCGCTGTCGTTCGACTGTTAGAGGCTTTCCGTCGAGACGCATGGGCTACGCAAATTACAAAAGACTCGTATACGGAGCACGACGTCGCCACGGTTCTCAGAAGGTTCCTCCGTGATTTACCGAATCCATTGTTTCCTGCTAAGATTCACGATCGGCTTTGTCTGAACACGG AAAATGTTAACGAGAACGAAAGAGTTACGGCGTACAGGACGTTGCTATCTTCGTTAAATCCTGTGCCAACAGCGACGTTACGAAGAATTCTGGCTCACCTTCACTGCCTTAGTCAACAGAGTTCCAGGAACCTGATGACCGTCGAAAATCTTTCCGCGATTTGGGGCCCGACGTTAATGCATGCCGGTGAGAACAGCGCCGAAGAATGGAACCGAGCAGAGACCAGAGTCATCGGTGACTTGATCAAACTCTATCCGAAACTTTATCAATTAACGGCTGCCGATCTGGCGAAAGAAGCAAAAATTTTGGAGGTGCTCGAGAAACATCACGTTTCGAACAATGGACCACGTGGAGCCCCGTCAGGTGATCTCAAGATGTGGATATACATTTTTTCGAAGGACGGCGAATGCGTCAACGTGACg ATTAGACCTCAAAAGACTGCGTTCGATATATGTGTGGAGCTCGCTGAGAAAACGAATATACCGGCTCATGAGCTATGTCTAGAAGAATGCACATTGTCCGGCTCGCTGGAACGACCGCTACATCATACCGAACGTGTTCTTGAAACGGTGTCGAGGTGGGGATACTGGGACACCGAGGATCGGAAGGACAATATCCTCATACTTAAAAAAGATCACTTGTACAGAGATATACTGCCCttg ATAAAACCACCACTGACACCATCTGGTGAACTTAAGTTTGCTAACAACAAAATGAAGCATTTTAAAACCTACCTCTTTGAATTTACCCAAGCAAAACTTTGCTGCTATAAAGACAAAGTATGTTCTACTAAGTTATATGAATGGAAGATAGAAGATATCATTTGGTATTTAGGTCATGAACCCAAACGAAATCCACAAACTGG ATGGgctattacatttattacaaaaaatactaAACCAACAAG GTGTAAAGAAACTCCGTACTTTGGATGCACAATAGCAGGAACATTAAAGGATGAACAATATAAATGGTTGGCAGCCATGATTTTTGGAGAATACCAACTAAATCTTCGACCCTCTGCGGTCAATCTTATGGATCcgtaa
- the LOC116433100 gene encoding uncharacterized protein LOC116433100: protein MGRRSINTTKSGKYMNPTDQARKEARKKELKKNKKQRQLVRAAVLKGKDPAQIIEEMEKIDQMEYNVMQPPPLNEKVLKDKRKKLKETLDRVLKMYAKDDQEKWAELKEQLIQYERRRIDLVSYFEAVRHAQQVQVDEIPLPSAGNDISRMYPGSLTSQIPLPDMPQPPAHMYPPHPHYLPQHHPLMNIPIPPSILKKTSAYATSPSIPMLAPNKEPPGVPPFPPPDLSSDEEEVPEKGKEPVQKSRTIRFADDKEDKQELENKEKEIDKEKDKERDMSKVKPTTLQQKMLAMAGQDIDQFMREMEVVHKKRETERAQDLNARLSLLEAENESNSKSNNKSVNNKTEEEDLEPPGASDHSSNHNQHTSSHSHSQHTQPHTMPPMGMPPHPLMYRPPPPPLHLRMPPPPPPRIGLRLPPGPPPGMPRMLRPGPPSMPRMPPPQMQMPNLSNITNIGNPQMQTQSGTGSQPKTPNVLSAAPQLINRKDKDGKSTTTIEAKPQIRNLAADVTRFLPTSLRVKRDDKKKPSTLSRLAERIPETQPLRTTQPKTKDDAYMQFMQEMEGLL, encoded by the exons ATGGGTCGACGTTCGATAAACACCACGAAAAGTGGGAAATACATGAATCCCACGGATCAAGCAC gtaaaGAAGCAcgtaaaaaagaattaaaaaagaacaaaaaacaaAGACAATTAGTACGAGCAGCTGTTTTAAAGGGCAAAGATCCAGCtcaaataatagaagaaatggaaaagataGATCAAATGG aaTACAATGTTATGCAGCCTCCACCACTTAATGAAAAAGTTTTGAAAGACAAAAGGAAGAAGTTAAAGGAGACTCTAGAtcgtgtattgaaaatgtat gcCAAAGATGATCAAGAAAAATGGGCAGAGTTAAAAGAGCAACTAATTCAGTATGAACGTAGAAGAATAGATTTAGTCTCTTATTTTGAGGCTGTGCGACATGCACAACAAGTACAAGTTGATGAAATTCCATTACCTTCTGCTGGCAATGATATATCTCGAATGTACCCTG gtTCTTTAACATCACAAATACCTTTACCGGATATGCCACAACCACCAGCACATATGTACCCTCCTCATCCGCATTATTTACCACAACACCATCCTCTAATGAACATACCAATACCACCAagtattttaaagaaaacaaGTGCATATGCAACATCCCCTTCTATACCAATGTTAGCTCCTAACAAAGAACCTCCTGGTGTGCCACCATTCCCTCCTCCAGATTTATCTAGCGATGAAGAAGAGGTACCTGAAAAG GGTAAAGAACCAGTACAAAAGTCTAGAACAATCCGATTTGCAGATGATAAAGAAGATAAACAAGAATTGgaaaacaaagagaaagagatagataaagaaaaagataaagagAGAGACATGTCAAAAGTAAAGCCAACTACTTTGCAACAGAAAATGTTGGCTATGGCAGGACAAGATATCGATCAGTTCATGCGTGAAATGGAAGTTGTCCATAAGAAACGGGAAACTGAACGAGCTCAAGACTTAAATGCTCGATTGTCATTACTCGAAGCAGAAAATGAATCTAATTCAAAATCAAATAACAAATCTGTTAATAATAAAACGGAAGAAGAAGATCTTGAACCTCCAGGAGCATCAGATCACTCTTCTAATCATAATCAACATACGTCTTCACATTCTCATTCTCAACATACACAACCTCATACTATGCCCCCTATGGGGATGCCACCTCATCCTTTAATGTATagaccaccaccaccgccattACATTTAAGAatgccgccaccgccaccacctCGCATCGGATTGCGTTTACCTCCTG gTCCACCACCAGGAATGCCAAGAATGTTAAGACCTGGTCCACCAAGTATGCCTAGAATGCCTCCTCCACAAATGCAAATGCCTAATCTatcaaatataacaaatattggCAATCCCCAAATGCAGACACAATCAGGAACTGGGTCACAACCTAAGACACCCAATGTTCTTTCTGCTGCACCACAATTGATTAATAGGAAAGATAAGGATGGTAAAAGTACCACAACTATTGAAGCAAAACCACAAATTAGAAATTTAGCAGCCGATGTTACAAGATTTTTACCtacttctcttcgagttaagAGAGACGATAAGAAGAAACCGAGTACTTTATCTAGACTGGCGGAAAGAATACCAGAAACACAACCGTTACGAACAACTCAACCTAAGACTAAAGATGATGCATACATGCAATTTATGCAAGAAATGGAAGGATTGCTTTAA
- the RhoGAP15B gene encoding rhoGAP_ARAP and RA_ARAPs domain-containing protein RhoGAP15B isoform X2, giving the protein MESKHVAQLLRGWLVRLKETGEEESHWVKMEVKPIPKPRSVVPLRPVPAPRHLPPTRSPTHPPTLPPTLPPTLPPTLPPSRHSDHSSRSSHSSDSSQSEKSEDTKSTPETRTTNNEFFRNLSTSSRQLKDEISEKVTTKGRAVISSTRNASMRLEKSVKNLLTRRLTSLNQDELFRDNTDGLKKFGDTEVDERCVSLPANDIFSSITFYSPLNTNLRSMKNEEDLSGTRSSPPPPVYPPPPLPDESIYDELQSVASGSSRYDTISSTVSDRIDRDFPESFSLLGFALNQASDSDQSLNLSDVNVSLPYDKTDTRRLSRSDSWTFYDTATSGRIEGIEELDKISSAEEDALEREVPVMDRTSSGSNESQASVQNSLYENLSSGKPPLEENHQTPSIADSRQHNSLSLIFEFDPFAKGPDSENVYSNFENNDMMLLETLLATSDSPSSSGSILDFQEAVDNEENQSELDNEDILHPQISAAPPVPPKRFDSLPKNEHEEAIESISVPDKGTVCKNPALLPKLAHLITKKQPAVPPRKPARDHSADSLGTTGNPVSANDETSTATTVVTTCKSSEERSTSPASEKIPEENRRVGMIQKLKKLRHESSSHGIGPNMISFVKSGSKLLSRNRDQAGGSNLKSTKLERPKMNAPQNPAMLGGIVYRTGVGIERAKYLVQRAVVLADHKLSFYTDKGMSTVKEVIQLDTVYSIHLLQDVKLVDGETVHCIAISVEGRPSVHVFYAKGIVERRIWAQRILEAITLVFPTRYTADLTRTGWVYLKEGVTGTWFPAWVLLHQRTLIYTKSLDPSMAIPFGELDLRKARCIVLREQEGPNPNAGFIPVVVVDTGGSGALHIAAPGTHEGSAWRHALYQAATTCGPDLEQQQLTQDDVPVILDKCINFIYVHGIMTEGIYRRSGSNSAVVRLLEAFRRDAWATQITKDSYTEHDVATVLRRFLRDLPNPLFPAKIHDRLCLNTENVNENERVTAYRTLLSSLNPVPTATLRRILAHLHCLSQQSSRNLMTVENLSAIWGPTLMHAGENSAEEWNRAETRVIGDLIKLYPKLYQLTAADLAKEAKILEVLEKHHVSNNGPRGAPSGDLKMWIYIFSKDGECVNVTIRPQKTAFDICVELAEKTNIPAHELCLEECTLSGSLERPLHHTERVLETVSRWGYWDTEDRKDNILILKKDHLYRDILPLIKPPLTPSGELKFANNKMKHFKTYLFEFTQAKLCCYKDKVCSTKLYEWKIEDIIWYLGHEPKRNPQTGWAITFITKNTKPTRCKETPYFGCTIAGTLKDEQYKWLAAMIFGEYQLNLRPSAVNLMDP; this is encoded by the exons GGAAACACGCACCACGAACAATGAATTTTTCCGCAATCTGAGCACTAGCTCCCGCCAGTTGAAGGACGAAATCTCGGAGAAGGTGACGACCAAGGGTCGCGCGGTGATCTCGAGCACTAGAAACGCCAGCATGCGGCTAGAGAAATCGGTGAAGAACCTTCTAACTAGACGACTAACCTCGTTGAACCAGGACGAGCTGTTTCGCGATAACACCGACGGATTGAAGAAGTTTGGGGACACGGAGGTGGACGAAAGATGCGTGTCCTTGCCAGCCAACGATATCTTCAGCAGCATCACGTTTTACAGTCCATTGAACACTAATCTGAGGAGCATGAAGAACGAGGAGGATCTTTCCGGGACGCGGAGCAGCCCGCCGCCTCCGGTCTATCCTCCACCCCCGCTTCCTGATGAGTCTATCTATGATGAGTTGCAGTCTGTCGCGTCCGGTAGCAGCCGATACGATACAATCAGCTCGACCGTTTCCGACAGGATCGATAGGGACTTCCCGGAATCGTTCAGTCTCCTTGGTTTCGCGCTGAATCAG GCTAGCGACTCCGACCAGAGCTTAAACCTCTCAGACGTTAACGTGTCTCTACCTTACGACAAGACTGACACAAGAAGGCTGTCCAGGTCCGATTCCTGGACGTTTTACGATACCGCAACCTCGGGCAGGATCGAAGGTATCGAAGAGTTGGACAAAATATCCAGCGCGGAGGAGGACGCATTGGAACGGGAGGTGCCTGTAATGGACAGAACGTCTTCCGGGTCTAACGAGAGCCAAGCGTCCGTGCAGAATTCTTTGTACGAAAACTTGTCTTCCGGGAAGCCACCGCTAGAGGAAAATCACCAAACTCCTAGCATCGCCGATAGCAGACAGCACAACAGTCTATCGCTGATCTTCGAGTTCGATCCATTCGCGAAGGGCCCCGACTCCGAAAACGTTTACAGCAACTTCGAAAATAACGATATGATGCTACTAGAGACGTTGCTGGCCACCAGTGATTCACCCAGCAGTTCCGGAAGCATTCTTGATTTCCAAGAAGCCGTTGATAACGAGGAGAACCAGAGCGAGCTAGACAACGAAGATATTTTGCATCCACAAATTTCAGCAGCGCCGCCAGTACCACCGAAGAGGTTCGACTCTTTGCCGAAGAACGAGCACGAAGAAGCTATCGAGAGCATTTCGGTGCCTGATAAGGGCACAGTTTGCAAAAATCCGGCATTGCTACCCAAGTTGGCTCATTTAATCACGAAAAAGCAGCCTGCCGTTCCACCGAGGAAACCCGCGAGGGATCATTCCGCTGATTCACTGGGGACTACTGGCAACCCCGTGTCAGCCAACGATGAAACTTCGACAG CTACAACAGTGGTAACCACCTGCAAAAGTTCCGAGGAAAGATCAACGAGTCCTGCCAGCGAGAAAATCCCGGAAGAGAATCGACGCGTCGGCATGATACAAAAGCTGAAAAAGTTAAGACACGAGTCGTCGAGTCACGGCATAGGTCCAAATATGATAAGCTTCGTGAAGAGTGGCAGCAAATTGTTGTCGAGGAACCGTGACCAGGCCGGAGGGTCAAACTTGAAATCGACGAAACTGGAGAGACCGAAGATGAACGCTCCGCAGAATCCTGCGATGCTCGGAGGAATTGTTTACAGGACTGGTGTTGGTATCGAAAGAGCGAAGTACCTTGTGCAGAGGGCAGTGGTGTTGGCTGACCACAAGCTCTCGTTTTATACCGACAAGGGCATGTCTACGGTGAAGGAGGTCATTCAACTCGATACAGTATACAGCATTCATCTCCTACAGGATGTAAA ATTAGTGGATGGCGAAACCGTACACTGCATAGCAATTAGCGTGGAAGGAAGACCGAGCGTCCACGTGTTCTACGCGAAGGGTATCGTCGAACGAAGAATCTGGGCCCAACGAATATTGGAGGCAATTACTCTAGTCTTTCCCACAAGATATACCGCTGATTTGACGAGGACAGGATGGGTTTACTTAAAG GAAGGCGTAACGGGCACGTGGTTTCCTGCTTGGGTTCTTCTGCACCAAAGAACTCTAATTTACACGAAGTCTCTCGATCCATCTATGGCCATCCCCTTTGGAGAGCTTGATCTTCGAAAAGCGCGGTGTATCG TTCTACGAGAACAAGAGGGTCCAAATCCCAATGCGGGATTCATTCCGGTGGTAGTCGTGGATACAGGTGGCAGTGGTGCACTACACATTGCTGCACCGGGTACCCACGAGGGATCTGCATGGAGGCATGCTCTTTATCAAGCAGCTACCACGTGTGGCCCTGATCTAGAACAGCAGCAGCTAACCCAGGACGATGTCCCCGTGATACTCGACAAATGcatcaattttatatatgttcatG GTATCATGACCGAAGGAATTTATCGTCGCAGCGGATCCAATAGCGCTGTCGTTCGACTGTTAGAGGCTTTCCGTCGAGACGCATGGGCTACGCAAATTACAAAAGACTCGTATACGGAGCACGACGTCGCCACGGTTCTCAGAAGGTTCCTCCGTGATTTACCGAATCCATTGTTTCCTGCTAAGATTCACGATCGGCTTTGTCTGAACACGG AAAATGTTAACGAGAACGAAAGAGTTACGGCGTACAGGACGTTGCTATCTTCGTTAAATCCTGTGCCAACAGCGACGTTACGAAGAATTCTGGCTCACCTTCACTGCCTTAGTCAACAGAGTTCCAGGAACCTGATGACCGTCGAAAATCTTTCCGCGATTTGGGGCCCGACGTTAATGCATGCCGGTGAGAACAGCGCCGAAGAATGGAACCGAGCAGAGACCAGAGTCATCGGTGACTTGATCAAACTCTATCCGAAACTTTATCAATTAACGGCTGCCGATCTGGCGAAAGAAGCAAAAATTTTGGAGGTGCTCGAGAAACATCACGTTTCGAACAATGGACCACGTGGAGCCCCGTCAGGTGATCTCAAGATGTGGATATACATTTTTTCGAAGGACGGCGAATGCGTCAACGTGACg ATTAGACCTCAAAAGACTGCGTTCGATATATGTGTGGAGCTCGCTGAGAAAACGAATATACCGGCTCATGAGCTATGTCTAGAAGAATGCACATTGTCCGGCTCGCTGGAACGACCGCTACATCATACCGAACGTGTTCTTGAAACGGTGTCGAGGTGGGGATACTGGGACACCGAGGATCGGAAGGACAATATCCTCATACTTAAAAAAGATCACTTGTACAGAGATATACTGCCCttg ATAAAACCACCACTGACACCATCTGGTGAACTTAAGTTTGCTAACAACAAAATGAAGCATTTTAAAACCTACCTCTTTGAATTTACCCAAGCAAAACTTTGCTGCTATAAAGACAAAGTATGTTCTACTAAGTTATATGAATGGAAGATAGAAGATATCATTTGGTATTTAGGTCATGAACCCAAACGAAATCCACAAACTGG ATGGgctattacatttattacaaaaaatactaAACCAACAAG GTGTAAAGAAACTCCGTACTTTGGATGCACAATAGCAGGAACATTAAAGGATGAACAATATAAATGGTTGGCAGCCATGATTTTTGGAGAATACCAACTAAATCTTCGACCCTCTGCGGTCAATCTTATGGATCcgtaa